In Ostrinia nubilalis chromosome 12, ilOstNubi1.1, whole genome shotgun sequence, one DNA window encodes the following:
- the LOC135076476 gene encoding uncharacterized protein LOC135076476, translating to MANARTYVLLLVLLVNYRLTLSQPTFGSAIFCSLFCDDDDDDSSDDDDYDSYDIFGVCSMCSSGPKKSSSEAATTAKPESSQPVKIMIPPSSGLNLTVFSSIGGVLMDLVPWLASPTTPAAAAGPTTAAPATTAAPAGNSTAATTTKKK from the exons ATGGCTAACGCGCGGACATACGTGCTCTTGTTGGTGTTACTTGTGAATTACAGGTTGACTTTGAGTCAG CCAACATTCGGATCAGCAATATTTTGCAGTCTGTTctgcgatgatgatgatgacgactcTAGCGACGACGATGACTACGACTCCTACGACATATTCGGCGTTTGCTCCATGTGTAGTAGTGGTCCCAAGAAGTCGTCTTCAGAGGCTGCCACGACGGCCAAACCGGAGTCATCGCAGCCTGTCAAGATTATGATAC CACCATCTAGCGGTCTAAACCTGACAGTATTCAGCAGCATCGGCGGAGTACTCATGGATCTAGTACCCTGGCTCGCGTCTCCCACAACTCCTGCCGCGGCAGCAGGCCCCACTACTGCTGCGCCGGCCACTACTGCCGCTCCTGCAGGAAACTCGACTGCTGCCACTACCActaaaaagaaataa
- the LOC135076477 gene encoding uncharacterized protein LOC135076477, with the protein MKVLALVVCLVVNGVVAKVVDKRKCPEVRAVPHFDLTQMLGDWYVVEYYASAEEALSYSCMRAVFTQDDHVPAADGTVEWTPGVTMNFTYRFADDPLGENLLGNITWRVDLNEPAHWTHAESTYDGIYNTYVLDTEYKTWALLLHCAEQREGARYLSAFVLSRKTALPKNVMAYLRDKLPRYDVDVKYVFPIPHEDCSSKPARSDYTPILVEAGSKVPRKPGITYNVAFGH; encoded by the exons ATGAAAGTGCTAGCTTTGGTGGTGTGTCTCGTGGTCAATGGGGTGGTAGCCAAAGTGGTGGATAAAAGGAAATGCCCCGAAGTTAGAGCAGTACCACACTTTGATTTGACCCAG ATGCTCGGCGACTGGTATGTGGTTGAATACTATGCGAGTGCAGAGGAGGCTCTCTCTTACAGCTGCATGAGGGCAGTCTTCACCCAGGATGACCACGTGCCAGCTGCAG ACGGCACCGTAGAGTGGACGCCAGGGGTGACAATGAATTTCACGTATCGCTTCGCTGATGACCCCTTAGGGGAGAATCTGCTAGGAAACATCACGTGGAGGGTAGATCTCAACGAACCGGCTCATTGGACCCACGCAGAATCCACTT ATGATGGCATCTACAACACATACGTCCTAGACACAGAGTACAAGACATGGGCCCTTTTGTTACATTGTGCAGAGCAGAGAGAAGGTGCAAGGTATCTCAGTGCCTTCGTGCTATCCAGAAAGACAGCCTTGCCGAAAAACGTCATGGCCTACCTGAGAGACAAGTTGCCAAG ATACGACGTCGATGTCAAATACGTGTTCCCTATTCCCCATGAGGACTGCTCATCCAAGCCAGCCAGGTCTGACTACACGCCGATCCTGGTGGAAGCCGGCAGCAAGGTCCCGAGAAAACCAGGCATCACCTACAACGTTGCTTTTGGTCATTAG